In one window of Clostridia bacterium DNA:
- a CDS encoding glutamine--tRNA ligase/YqeY domain fusion protein translates to MSEIVESSNFIEEIINDELARGVVNEVVTRFPPEPNGYLHVGHAKSLCINFGVKEKYKGRCNLRFDDTNPTKEDIEYVRSIEKDIKWLGFDWDKELYASDYFDQMYDYAVQLIKAGKAYVCDMSAEEISATRGDLYHPGLESPDRNRSVEENLALFEEMRSGVVPDGAKTLRAKIDMANPNINMRDPVIYRVLHASHWHTGDKWCVYPMYDFAHPIEDGIEGITHSICTLEFEDHRPLYDWVKEACGFSPAPRQIEFARLNLTRTIMSKRYLKKLVDMGVVEGWDDPRMPTLSGMRERGYPAPAIREFCARIGVAKANSEVDVAMLEHCVREYLNAEANRAMVVRRPIRLILDNVEGNEIFEIPVNPMQPEKGTRKVHFSRELYIDEEDFSDNPPPKYFRLKPDGMVRLMGAYIVRYVSHEMVDGRPVVHAAIIEDSREGGANAGIKVKGTIHWVDAATCVPLTINEFDYLLDDVSDGRDFDERLVPNSKTVIEGAVAEAGFDYTPYVHYQFVRTGYYMTAKNSTADHLVVNQVVGLKDSFKPAK, encoded by the coding sequence ATGAGCGAAATAGTAGAGAGCAGCAATTTTATCGAGGAAATCATCAATGACGAATTGGCGCGTGGCGTCGTGAACGAGGTCGTCACCCGTTTCCCGCCCGAACCCAACGGCTATTTGCACGTGGGTCACGCCAAGAGTCTGTGCATCAATTTCGGCGTCAAGGAGAAGTACAAGGGGCGTTGCAACCTGCGCTTCGACGACACCAACCCCACCAAAGAGGACATCGAGTACGTAAGAAGTATCGAGAAGGATATCAAGTGGCTCGGCTTCGACTGGGATAAGGAACTGTATGCCAGCGACTATTTCGACCAAATGTACGACTATGCCGTCCAGCTCATCAAAGCGGGCAAGGCGTACGTCTGCGATATGTCCGCCGAGGAGATCTCCGCCACCCGCGGCGACCTCTATCACCCCGGGCTGGAGTCCCCCGACCGCAACCGTTCGGTAGAGGAGAACCTCGCCTTGTTCGAGGAGATGCGTTCGGGCGTCGTACCCGACGGCGCCAAGACCTTGCGCGCCAAGATCGATATGGCCAATCCCAACATTAATATGCGCGACCCCGTCATCTACCGCGTGCTGCACGCTTCCCATTGGCACACGGGCGACAAGTGGTGCGTCTACCCGATGTACGACTTCGCGCACCCCATCGAGGACGGCATCGAGGGCATCACCCACAGCATCTGCACGTTGGAGTTCGAGGACCATCGTCCTCTCTACGATTGGGTCAAGGAAGCCTGCGGCTTCTCGCCCGCCCCCCGTCAAATCGAGTTCGCCCGTCTCAACCTCACCCGCACCATTATGTCCAAGCGCTACCTCAAGAAGTTGGTGGATATGGGCGTGGTAGAAGGATGGGACGATCCCCGTATGCCCACCCTCAGCGGTATGCGCGAGCGCGGCTATCCCGCCCCCGCCATCCGCGAGTTCTGCGCCCGCATCGGCGTAGCCAAGGCCAACAGCGAGGTGGACGTGGCCATGCTCGAGCATTGCGTCCGCGAGTACCTCAACGCCGAGGCCAACCGCGCCATGGTCGTGCGCCGTCCCATTCGGCTCATTCTTGACAACGTGGAGGGGAATGAAATCTTCGAGATTCCCGTCAACCCGATGCAACCCGAAAAGGGCACGCGCAAGGTGCATTTCTCGCGCGAGTTGTACATAGACGAGGAAGATTTCTCCGACAACCCCCCGCCCAAGTATTTCCGCCTGAAGCCCGACGGCATGGTGCGCTTGATGGGCGCCTATATCGTCCGCTACGTCTCCCACGAAATGGTGGACGGCCGTCCCGTCGTGCACGCCGCCATCATCGAGGACAGCCGCGAGGGCGGTGCCAATGCCGGCATCAAGGTCAAGGGCACTATCCATTGGGTAGACGCCGCCACCTGCGTGCCCCTCACCATCAACGAGTTCGACTACCTCTTGGACGACGTGTCCGACGGGCGGGATTTCGACGAGCGTTTGGTCCCCAACAGCAAGACCGTCATCGAGGGCGCCGTTGCCGAGGCAGGTTTCGATTACACCCCCTACGTACACTATCAATTCG